Genomic DNA from Thermoleophilaceae bacterium:
GTCCGCGCAGTACACCTCCATCACCACCTCGATCGCGTCTCCCAGCATCGAGGTGTCGATGCGCGCGGTGTAGCCCGCGATCACGCCGTCGCGCTCGAGTCGCTCCACGCGCCGCTTCACCGCGGCCACCGACAGCGACACGTGAGTGCCGATGTCCGCGAGCGTGCGCCGCGAATTCTCGCGCAGCAGCGCAAGGATTTTGCGATCAACGTCGTCCAGAGGGCGCATTTGTTGCGTCACGGAGGCTAAATGTTGCCCCCAGGTTGTGTCAACGGGGTCCCTTTCCTAATTTCAGGCGCGAGGGGAAGTCGAAACGAGGGAGAGGTAGCGCGATGACGAGTGTCCTGCCGCGGACGGAGCTGCAGCTGGAGATCGACGGTGGATCGCTGACGATCGAAGACCTTGTGGCCGTGGCCCGCGGAGGACTCGAGACCGGACTGGCGACCCACGCGGTCCCTCGCATCGAGGCAGCTCGCGAGCTGAAGTGCGAACTGATCGAGCACGAGGTGCCGATCTACGGCGTGACCACCGGCTTCGGCGACAGCGCTCACCGTCAGATCGCCCCCGCGAAGACGGCCGCTCTCCAGCACAACCTGCTGCGGGACCTCGGCTGCGGCACCGGCCCCACCGCCAAGCCGGACGTGACCCGCGGCACGATGCTGCTGCGCGCCAACTGCCTCGCCAAGGGCAACTCCGGCGTGCGCGTGGAGCTGATCGAGCGCCTGCTCGCACTGCTCAACGCGGACGTTCTTCCCCTCATCCCCGAGCGCGGCTCCTGTGGCGCGAGCGGCGACCTCGTACCGCTCTCCTACATCGGCTCGGCTCTCGTGGGAGAGGTGGAGGTGCTCCACCGCGGCCAGCCGCGCCCGGCGGCCGACGTGCTCGCAGAGCTCGGCTTCGATCCCTTCGAGCTCGAGGCCAAGGAGGGGCTGGGCCTGGTGAATGGAACGTCGTTCATCACCGCCTTCTCCGCACTCGCGGTTGCCGACGCCCGCGACCTCGCCGACGTGGCGGATCTGTGCACCGCCATGGCATCCGAGTCGCTGCTCGGCAACCGCGGCCACTTCAACGCCTTCCTGTTCGAGGCGAAGGCGCACCCCGGCATGATCGAGAGCGCGCGCGTGATCCGCGGCCTGCTCGAGCAGTCGCAGCTCGCGCTCGACAGCGAGGAGATCTTCGCCGGCCAGGACCTCGACGGCCGCGAATACCTCGAGCTCCATCGCCAGGTGCAGGACAAGTACTCGATCCGCTGCGCGCCGCATATCAACGGCATGCTGCGCGACACGCTGGAGTGGGCGTCGCGCTGGGTGGAGATCGAGATGAACTCCTC
This window encodes:
- a CDS encoding Lrp/AsnC family transcriptional regulator; translation: MRPLDDVDRKILALLRENSRRTLADIGTHVSLSVAAVKRRVERLERDGVIAGYTARIDTSMLGDAIEVVMEVYCADRTSPADIRPSFEHLDEVVTAFTVSGEPDVLLRLRVDSVAHLEEIVERVRRDPNVVRTRTMLVLSTILDRSAELS
- a CDS encoding aromatic amino acid ammonia-lyase, with the translated sequence MTSVLPRTELQLEIDGGSLTIEDLVAVARGGLETGLATHAVPRIEAARELKCELIEHEVPIYGVTTGFGDSAHRQIAPAKTAALQHNLLRDLGCGTGPTAKPDVTRGTMLLRANCLAKGNSGVRVELIERLLALLNADVLPLIPERGSCGASGDLVPLSYIGSALVGEVEVLHRGQPRPAADVLAELGFDPFELEAKEGLGLVNGTSFITAFSALAVADARDLADVADLCTAMASESLLGNRGHFNAFLFEAKAHPGMIESARVIRGLLEQSQLALDSEEIFAGQDLDGREYLELHRQVQDKYSIRCAPHINGMLRDTLEWASRWVEIEMNSSDDNPLFDTHSGRVQSGGNFYGGHMGQAMDSLKVALANLCDLMDRQLELVVDEKFNAGLTPNLIPFFGPEHPEAGLHHGFKGMQLCCSAMTAEALKLSNPATVHSRSTEAHNQDKVSMATIAARDARSIVELAQNIAAIHLLAVTQALDLRGPEKASPVTRAAHDLVRARVPFMDGDRRMDEDIRAVTDLIRSGELSRLARAGAAPLS